A window of Hallerella porci genomic DNA:
TCCGAACGGAGAAACGCGGACATTTGCCGAAATGGAACTTGCCGAAAAGAAACCGATTAGTCATCGCGGCAATGCAATTCGCGCATTACATGCGCATCTGCGTGCTTAAACCGCCCCACTCTTTGGAATGTTCTTTTTCGTGCGCAATCGTCGCTTCAAAGTCGGCGAGAGGCGCACAATTTTTTTCCACATTGAGTTGCGTTTGATGTAAACGATTTAAGCATTCCATTTTATCGCGGTCACCGATTTTTGCCCGCTGAATGGAATCGTCTAAAACGCGAATGGATTCATCGTAAATTTTTGTAGGAACAGGAAACGGATGCCCATCTTTTCCGCCGTGGGCAAAGGAAAATCGAGCGGGATCCCGAAAACGCGAAGGCGTTCCGTGAATGACTTCGCTGACGAGTGTGAGCGATTGCAAAGTCCGCGGGCCAAGTCCAGGTGTGAGAAGTAAATTTTCAAAATTTTCGGGCGCAGATTCGTAAGCGGTTGCAAGCACAGCACCGAGACGTTTTAAATCAACATCGGCTTCGCGGACATCGTGATGCGATGGCATTGAACAATTTCGACTAGAATTGACCAAAATCGGTTCGGGAGTCGGGAGAAATAAATCGGTTTGCGCGGGCACAAGAATCGAAGAATTCGGCTTCACAATTTGTGCGATTTCGCGCATCATCCTACTCGGATTTTCTTTGGAAATTTCCAAAATAGAATGACGAGTTTTATCTGCATCTGTTGCGGTTAAATTCAAAATTTCGCCGCGGTTTTCGCCGATGACAGCCGTGTGCGGCTCTTCGACAAAGGAACGCAAATGCGACGAACACCAATGATAACGTCTCGCTGCCCGCGCGGACGCATTCATTCCCTGCTGCACTACCGCCCAATCGCCTTCATCCGTTACAATAAAATTGTGCTGATAAAGTTGAAAGCCGTCTTGAACTGCGGTATTATCGACTTTTGCGCAGAGACGACTCGCCCGCTCTAAATAATTGCCGTCAAGTCCAGTCGCATCGGCAACGCGTAAAAGTTCTGCGGGAGTTTCGCGAGAATATTTTCCGCGGCCACCGCAAACGCAAATGCCGAGTTCTTTTGCAATCGGATTGAGCCCGCGCTTGAGCGCATACATGACGCTTGTCGTAATGCCCGAAGAATGCCAATCCATTCCGAGAACCGCGCCAAAAGATTGAAACCAAAGCGGATCGCTTAAGCGGACGAGAAATTCTTTTTTTCCGTAATTTTCGACGATGCTTTCGGCGATGAGTTTTCCGAGATCGCGCATGCGATCAGCGAGCCACCGCGGAACCGTTCCCGTGTGCAAAGGCAAATCGGCAACGCCCGTACGCTTAGGCATTTTACCGCCGAATAATCATGAGAAAAGAACCGTGCGAATTGCTTTGCATTTCGACTGAGCCACCGCTCGCTAATTTTTGGAAAAAGATTCGCACAAATTTTCCCTGATCGGGAGATTCCAAAATGGCTTCAATTTCTTTTGAAGAAATTTTTGCAGAATTAGTCCACGTATCATTTAACCAATGCCAAATTTGCCAATTAAAAAGTCCGCGCGTGCTCGCGACAAATGCTTGCACCATCAAAGAATATTCGTATGCGTAAAAATCTTTGCGCCCTTGAATTTCGGCTTGTTTTTGGAGTTCCGGTAAATTTTTAAAATCGAAAATCGGCAAAAGCGCTTCGGCATCGGGCTTTAAATACGAAAATTGAATTTCATTTTCGCGGACGATGACTTGCAAATTCGAATCGTCAAAATGCACAAATTGTCCCGGAATTTTTTCTTGATAATCGCGGAAAACTTCTTTCGGATTTAATGGTTCTTGAATGTCCAAGGGAATTTTTTTCGTTGAAAGTTTTGCAATTTCAAAAACGGAAATTTTTTCGCCGTTTCCATTTTTTTCTAAAACGGCAAATAAAGATTTTCTTCCCTTGCCTTCGACAAACCAACCGTGTTCGATTGCAGAACGAATTTTTCCATTTTTATCGCAGACAATTTTTGCGATTTCTGGATCGAGAAGCGCATCGGCGTCCCATTCCATCCAAGAAGCGCCTCCGCTTATCGAATCGAGTTTTGCAAAGAGTTCCGCCGCTTGAAAACGCGTTGCTGATTCCAAGGACATCGGTTTTGCCGCAAACGAAAGAGTTGCCCAAAAAAGAATTAAAACAAATTTTTTCATCGAAATAAAAATAGAATTTCGCACTGCAAAAAAAATTCTGCGAGAGTTTTAAATTTGTTAATTTTTTGATGAAGTAGGAGTTTTTCATGAGCACAAATTCTGATTTTTCGCGATATCAAGAACTGCAAAAACAGTTAAAAGCAGCAAGCGATTCTTATTATAAAGACGGCGTTTCGCCGATGAGCGACCAAGATTTTGATTTTGGAATTAAAGAATTGGAAGCCTTGGAAACAGCGCATCCCGAATGGAAAAATTCCGATTCGTTGACCGCAATCGTCGGAAGCGATCTCACGAATGATTTTAAAAAAGTCGAACATCGCATTCCGATGCTTTCGATTTCGAATGCGTATAGTCAAGAAGAAGTGGCTGATTTTATTCGCCAAGCGCAGTCGATTGTGCCCGCTGCCAAAGAATGGATTTGCGAAAGAAAAATTGACGGCATCAGCATGTCGCTCACTTATCATCACGGCATTCTCGTTCGCGCAGCGACTCGCGGAAACGGCACTGTCGGCGATGACGTCACTGCAAACGTTAAAACGATTGCCGATATTCCGCACAAATTGCGCGGAGCACCCGAAGGCGATTTAGAAGTTCGCGGCGAAGTTTACATGGAATTTAAAACCTTCGAATTTTTGAATGATGAACTCGAAGCCCGCGGATTAAAAGGTTTTCAAAATCCGCGGAATACTGCAGCGGGAACACTCAAACTCAAAGATCCGAAAGAATGTGCGAAACGAAAATTGCGATTTTTAGCGTATCATATTCCCGAAGACATCGGCAACAAAAAACATTCCGATAATTTGAAATCGTTGGAATATTTTGGCTTTCAAACGAACGATCATTGGCTCGCTTATAGCGTCGAAGATATTATGCGAATTGCATCTCAAATTCTCGCTGGCCGCGATTCTCTCGCGTATCCAATCGACGGCATGGTCATCAAGCAAAATGATTTAACGTTACAACAAGAATTAGGAACGACTGCGAAAAGTCCGCGTTGGGCGCTTGCGTATAAATTCAAAGCGGAACGCGCTTACACGCCTGTGCGTTCAGTCGATTTTCAAGTCGGGCGCACGGGGCGCATTACACCGGTAGCCAATTTTGATCCGATTCGTTTAGCGGGCACAACGGTAAAGCGTGCGACTTTGCATAATTTCGATGAAATTGAACGGTTGGATTTGCGCGTCGGCGATACCGTCGGCGTAGAAAAAGGCGGCGACATTATTCCGAAAATTATCGAAGTCGATTTGACGAAACGCCCCGAAGGAACGCATCCGATTACTCCTCCCGAATGCTGTCCGGTCTGCGGAATGCCGTTAACGAAAAAAGAAGGCGAAGTCGATTTGCGCTGCGAAAATTTGCACTGCCCCGCGATGACGCAATGTCTTTTTGAACATTTCGTTTCCCGCGAAGCGATGAACATCGAAAATTTAGGACCTGCGTTAATCGCCGATTTATTAGAAACGAAAAAAATTTCTCGCCTTTCTGATTTGTATAAATTAACTCAAGACGATTTAATTTCTCTCGATCGCATAGCAGAAAAGAGCGCAAAAAATGTCATCGATGCAATTGAAAAAAGCAAAAACTTAAGTCTGGAAAATTTCTTATTTGCCATCGGAATCCGATTCGTCGGACGCACAAAAGCCCGCATTTTTGCAAAGCATTTCCGCACTCTTGAAGCGTTAGAAAATGCAACTCTCGAAGAACTCATCGAAATCCCCGATATCGGTGAACGCATCGCACAAAGCGTCTATGACTTTTTCCGCAGTCCCGATTACAAAGCCGAAGTCGACGCCCTTGTCGCCGCAGGAATTGCAACCGAATTCAAAGGCGAAATTAAAGATCACTTCGCCGGTGTCACTGCTGTTCTCACCGGAACTCTTCCGACTCTTGATCGGAATACCGCGCGAAAACTCATCGAAGATAACGGCGGAAAAGTTTCCGGCTCCGTGAGTAAAAAAACGACTTGGGTTTTAGCGGGCGAAGAAGCGGGCAGTAAACTTACCAAAGCAGAAGAATTAGGAATTCCTGTTCACGATGAAGATTGGCTTTTGAATGAATTGGGAATGAAAAATGGCGAAGAAAAAAACTAAATTTTCACTATGATTAGAAATTTTATTCCCGCAGATTTTAAATCGGATGACCCGAAACAGGTTACCGAATATTATGAAAAATTAGTTCGCGAAATCATTCCCGAAAATGCAAAAGCGCTTCGCGATTGGATTCTCAAATGGAATGAATTGACGACAGTTCTTTCCGAAGAAAGCGCGCATCGTTATGTGGCGATGACTTCGCATACTCAAGATGAATCGATTGCAAAAGCTTACATGGATTTTGTTGAAAATATCGATCCGATTTGCGAAGATTACAACAATAAACTCGAACGCAAAATGATTGCGCATCCGAATGTCACCGATTTAGAAAGTGAATTCGGCGTTTACTTCCGCGATGTCCGCACAAGCCTTGAACTTTTTAACAAAGAAAATATTCCGCTCTTTACGCAAGAATCGACAGAGATTCAAAGCTATCAGAAAATCACGAGCACGATGAGCGTCGAATATCACGGCGAAACGAAAACGCTGCAACAAATGGCGAAACTTCTCTCCGAGCCCGATCGGAACGTCCGCGAAGACGCTTGGCGAAAAATCGCTTCTCGCCGTTTGCAAGACAAAGAACGTTTGGACGAAGCATTTGATAAACTCTTCAAATTGCGTATTCAGATTTCGAAAAATTCTGGATTCTATAATTATCTCGATTACATTTTCAAAGCAAAATCTCGCTTTGATTATTCGCCAGAAAATTGCCAAACATTCCACGAAAGCATTGAAAAAATCGTCCTTCCCTACTTAGCGGATTTATACCGCGAAAAAGCAAAAACGATGAAGCTCGAACGCTTGCGTCCGTGGGATACCAATGTTGATGCGCTTTCGCGTCCGCCATTAAAACCTTTCCAAAATGGCGAAGAACTCATCGAAAAAGTCGGCACGATTTTTGATAAACTTTCGCCGCAAACGGGAGCGTGGTTCCGGACGATGCAAAAAGAACATCTCATCGATCCCGATAGCCGCATGGGCAAAGCTCCCGGAGGTTATCAAATCGGATTTGAAGAAAGCGGACGTCCGTTTATCTTCATGAATGCCGCCGGAACCGATGGCGATATTTACACTCTTCTCCACGAAAGTGGACATTCTTTCCAACAATTTAGCGTTGCCGATATTCCGCTTACCGCTTACCACGACATTCCCTCGGAATTCGCCGAAGTTTCGAGCATGAGCATGGAACTTATCGGCTCTACAGATCTTTCGCCGTTCTACCCGAACGAAGAAGATGCAAAGCGCAGCCGCGCAAGCGAACTCGAAGAAATTATTTGGCTTTTCCCGTGGGTCGCCTCCGTCGATTCCTTCCAACATTTGCTTTACACGCATCCGAATCATACCGCAGCCGACCGCAAAGAAATGTGGCTTTCGGTGATGGATCGTTATGATGCGGGAATTGATTACAGCGGATTCGAAGACGAACGCGCTTATCTATGGCAAAAGCAACTGCACATTTTTGAAGTGCCATTCTACTACATCGAATATGGCATCGCTCAATTAGGCGCCCTCCAAGTGTGGGAAAATTTCAAAAAGAATCCTGCGAAAGGTTTAAGCGATCTCTTTGCCGCCGAAGCTCTCGGTTCTAGCCGTCCTTTGCCAGAACTTTTTGCGCGCGCAGGCATCCGTTTTGACTTTTCTCCTGCGACGATTGAACCGCTTATGCGGGATTTAAGCGATGAACTCACCCGCTTGAAACGCTAAAATCGCGATTTTAAGCAAAAAAATTCAGAAAAATTTATTTTTTAAGGTGTTTTGTCTTGACGAAACGCCTTTTTTTTGTTAATTTTGGCGCACATCCTTGGAGGGATGGCCGAGTGGTTGAAGGCGCACGCTTGGAAAGCGTGTTTACTTAACTGTAACGAGGGTTCGAATCCCTCTCCCTCTTCTAAAACTTTACAAGGTGGCTTATGTCTAATCATCGCGTTTACCTTGACGATATCTACGCAAGCGAAGCCTGCAAAGGTTCTACATTCCGCGCAGTTGTCATGATGGCTCAAGAAGCTCGTTTCATCAATGAACAAGCTCGTCTCGGTTATATCAATCTGACGATGAAGCCGACGACCATTGCGATGGACAAGTTCAAAGATAACAAGCTCACGATTCTTTCGAAAGCCGAAGCGGAAAGCCGTCAAGCAGCGAAAAATGAATCGGCTAAAAATCATGAACATGCATCGAATAACGCGAGCAGCGTCGATTCTGCAAACGATGCATTCGGTGTCTAAGCCAAACGTTTAGCGTATTTGAAAAGGCGGCTCTACGGGGTCGCCTTTCTTTTTAAGAGGATTTTATGAGCCGCGATATTCTTGCAGAAATCATTGAAAAGCGAAGAGTGGACCTTGCTCGCCTTGGAACTTGCTTTGGATTTGAACGTCCAGAGCGCACTCGCCCGCTGCATCCTTTTATCGCAGCTCCCGGAACAATTCTCGAAGTGAAGCGTTCTTCGCCGTCAAAAGGAAATATCGCGATGGGATTAGACCCGAGCGAAACGGCGCGCACCTACGCAGAAGCCGGAACCTCTGCAATTTCCGTTTTAACCGAAAGCAATTATTTTCACGGTTCTCTCGCCGATTTGGTGAAAGTTGCCAACGCAGCTCCGAATTGTGCCATTTTGCGCAAAGATTTTTTGCTTATTCCCGAAGAAATTGATGTAGCGTATGATTTTGGCGCAGACGCCGTTCTGCTCATCGCCCGCATTCTTTCGGACGAAACCCTTTTGCAAATGGCAAAGCGCACTTGCAAACTGGGAATGACGCCGTTTGTCGAAGTTCGGACGGATGATGATTTGCGGAAACTCGCCCTCGTTCAGAAAAATGTGGAATGTGTCGCCGGGGTAAATGCTCGCGATCTTCGGAATTTTCATATCGATCCGCTGATTCCGGCTGCGTTCCGCGAAAAACTCGGTCCGCGCGCCGTCTTTGAAAGTGGCGTTCAAGTGCCCGCAGACGCTGCATTCGCCCGCAGACTCGGATTTACAGGCGTTTTAATCGGCGAAGCCGCTGCAAAAAATCAAAAATGCGCCAAGGATTTAGTGCACGCTTTTGTAAGCGCATCCCCCGATGGCTACGGTAAATTTTGGAAACGCATCGCCGAAAAGCGAGAACAAGTCTGCGAAAAATTCCCCGGAAAACCTCTTGTTAAAATTTGTGGCATTACCAATTCGGAAGACGCCATTCTCGCTGCAGAATCGGGCGCCGATCTTTTGGGTTTTGTTTTCTTTAGCAAAAGTCCGCGCAAAACAACTGCCGAAGAAGCGAAAAAAATCATCGCCGAAGTCAAAGCAAAATTTGCAGAAAATGCCCCGCTGTGCGTCGGCGTTCTCGCTGACCGCGGAAGCGAAGAAGAGTCCGCTGCGCTGAAACTTGCCCGCGAAGGCATTCTCGATGCGATCCAATTTCACGGCTGCGGAATCCCCGAGAATTTGCGCAATGCAAATTCTCTCGACTTTGGTTATTATGAAGCGCTTCGCGTCAAATCGAACGAAGATGTTTCGGCGCTCACCCAAAATTCTTGCCACAGTTTACCGCGAACTCTCATCGACGCCTATGTTCCGAATGAAATCGGCGGCACAGGAAAACGGATTGCGAGCGAACTCGTCGACTACGTCCGCAAAAATAATGCGCTTTGGATGGCGGGAGGCATTTCTCCGGAAAATGTTTCCGAAATCGTCACCCGTTTTTCACCCGAACTCATCGACCTTTCTAGCGCACTCGAAGAAGCTCCCGGGAAAAAGAGCGCCGAGAAAATGCGAAAATTCTTCGCCCAAGTCCGCGGATAAATGAAAAAAGCAACTCAACTGAGTTGCTTTTTAAGTGGAGGTGAGGAGAGTCGAACTCCTGTCCAAAACCACGTCCCCGTTCATTCCTACGTGCGTTCCCTTCGTATTTAAGATCTCGCCAGTTTTCACGCCCAAGAAGGTCGGCGCAAATTCCAGCCAGTTCTGTAAATTTCGGACCGCGCCCCAGAACATGACGCTTTCCTATCCCACATTGCGACTGGAGATCTCAAGCCCGTGGGAGGGGATCAAGTTCCAGCGTTGCTAAAAATTAAGCAGCGAGTGCGTATTCTTCGTTAGCACTTATTTTTTTCCGGCTTTTTTACGAGGCCAGCCAGACCCTCGGCACGCAACTCACGCTTCAGCGATCCTGTCGAAACCAGAGCACCCCCGAAACAGAGAAGACAGGTTAAATATAGTAAAAGTCAATCAAAGAATAAAGGGAAATTTTTATGTGCAACGCCCCGAAGGGGTGAGACGCAGCGAATAGCTGCGGCGAAGCAAACCAGAGCACCCCCGAAACAGCGCGGGCAATGAGGAATTTTATCTCCTGAGTTCCGGAGGGCAATCTTGCGTGCAAAATGTTATCTCCGGAGTCCCGATGGACAAATTTTGCAGAAATTAGAGATCTTCGTGCGAGAACGTCCCAAATTTACCGTTTTTAAAATTCACATTTTAACCGCGCCGAAGGCGCGATTATCTCAATTTCTCATTCGGGCCTGCTGCGGTTGCTGTGCAATTATTATTCGGGTTTGTATGGTGTGCTTTCTTCATAAACATACTCGGGTGCAATATCAATTTCTCCGTGATCCCAAGTTAGTACTCCGTGTTGAACTTCAAAAGCTTGAAAAACTTCTTGATTTTTTAATGGATTGAAAGCGTTGCCGGTGAGTTTTGCAGCATCAAAAAGTCGCATTTCACCTGTCGAGAATTTAACCAATAAAATTTTATCAGCAATAAATTTTGCTGCAACAACTTTTATCGAATCATTTTTTTCTCCGGCGAAGCAAATTCCGTTTACTTCATACATACTCACCTCATGGGTTTAATTTTTTCAAAATGATTTCCTTGAATCGCTTTATTCCAAGCAACATTCGTTTTTTCTTTATTCAAAAAAGCCAACTAGACAGAACTTTAAATTGTTTCGCAGGAATTGAGCCAGAAAGTAATTCACCATCTAAAGAAACTTCTGCCTCATGCTCTCCATAAAAAAACATGAACATGTGGTTGATTGTGCTGTTTATTATCGTGAAAATACATATAGATAATCATTCCTGCGAATCGACTTAGCTCAGGCATTTTTCCTCCATTCCTAATTTAAATATTTTAAAACAATCTATAAATTTTAGGCTTCAAAAAAATAGGAATAATTTCTCATAAAAAAAGCGGCTTTCGCCGCTCTTTCTTTTAGCCGAGTTTGTTTACAATCAAAGTCTTTGCTTCGAAGGTTTCGCGGTTGATCCATTTGACGAGAAGCGAAACTTTGTTGTCTTTATCGAGAGCGTTCCAGTAGGCGTCGCGGGTCTTTTCGGCGGTTTCGAAAATCGGCATCCACTGCGGAACGCCGGCGAAAGACGGAATCGGTGTGCCGTTGGTAACGTAAGTCGAAACAAAATGGCCGAGACCCGGAAGCGCTTTTTCGTAGCCGAAAGTTTCGCGGATGCAGCCCGCTTCTTCGGAATTTTCATCGGATTTTAAAATCGAAAGTTGATAGACATACGGCGCTGCGTTCTTGTAGGTAATTCCCGAAATGCGCGGCGTGAAATTCGGCGCGTCGTCTTCGTATTCGCGGGTAGCGAGAGCGCTTTCAAAAGTGCCGCCTAAACGAATGCCATCAAAAATGGTGTCGGTCTGATCGCCGTTCGTGATAATGTGCGCGTTATCGAGATGACGAGCGGGATAATAAATGATGAGATGCGGATCCGTGAGTTTGCTTTCGTCAAACGCTTTCGTTTTCACAAAGCCCGATTCTTCGGCAACGAAAATGCGATTGCGACTGTTTACGCTTCTGCCCATAATCCAGTAAACTTGTACGAAAGCTTTGCCATCGGGAGAGGTGCCGAGCACAATTCCGCGACCAGGATACGGATTCTTGGAAAGAGTTTGAAAGTTTTCTTCTGCCTTAGCTGAATAGCTCATCGGGAACCTCATAATGAAAAAATTTTCTTTGAATTTAGAAAAATTTTTGCGTTCGTTTTTACTTTGCGCCGGTGCTTTGCTTTAATGCTTTTTGAATCGCCGCTTCTAACGAAGATTCATACGGAACACCCGGCCAAATTTTTTGAATGTAATCGTTTTCGTCGAGTAAGATGAGAGTGGGAATCGACGAAATGCGATAGGTGCGATACAATTCTTGTGCCGCATCGCGGTAAAGCGGATAGGGCGATGGATGTTCGCGGTAAAAATTTTCGAGGACGCTTAAATCTTCGTTGGCGACGCCGATAATTTCAAGACCTTGACTTTGATATTTTTGATATAAACGGTCGAGAATCGGAAGTGTTTGACGACATGGTCCGCACCAAGTTGCCCAAAAATCGAGCAGTCTCGCTTTGGGTTTTGCTTGACTTTTTTCAGCGTTCTTGTAATAATTTTTGGGGAAGGCTTTGAATTTGCTTCCGATGGCCGAGCCTGTCATTTGCGAAACATCATCGGGGCGCTCCGAAAGTTTCACTTGAATATTTTTCGCTTTGCCGTTGCGGAAAACTTTTAAACGAACTTTGGTTCCCGTTTTCTTCCCCGCGACCTCTTGTTTTAAAACAGCGAGTTCCGTAATTTTTTTGCCGTTAATTTCGACGATAAAGTCGCCGGGCAAAACTTCTTTTGCATCCGCTTCGGGGAGAACGCTTTCCACTTTGATCGCATACTGATTTTGATACGTATCTTCGCGAAATCCAATGCCGAGCCACGGGACAGCGAAAGCCGAAATGTGGAGCGCAAACAGGACGAATGTAAAAAAGAAAAATCGCATGAAAACCTTCTTAGAAAAAGATTAGCGAAAGCGTTCCCGAAATCACCGTGCTTGCAGTCTTTGTCACATATTCTTCTTCGCGGCCAAGACTTTCTCCGATGAGATACGAGAGGCGAATTTTTCCTTGGAGCGCAAAATGCGCGTGCGGCCAAGGTTTCATATTGCGTCCGTAATCTACAAAAATTCGCGGAGCGGTAAACCAATCGCCTTCTTTCTTAAAATAGACGGCGGTTGCGCCGACATCTACAAAATCTTCTTCGCTAAAAAAATAACGGATGGCGCTCCCCGCTTCATAAACTTTTTCATTTAATCCGATGGAAATTTCGGGCGCAATGCCGAAGTCGTTTTGAAAACGATAAGCGGCAAGTCCCGAAAGAGAAAGGTCAAATTCGCTGAGATAGTATGCGATGGAAATTCCCCCGCCGAATGAAAATCCGCGGTCAATTTCTCGGGCGAGAGCTTCTTCTTCGGCAGCGTCATTTTCTAGAAAGAATCCGGCGTGCGCACAAACCGCAAAGAAGAGAATGAAGAAGAGTTTCCGCATTTTTTATTCGCGCTTTGCATTCGCTCTGCGAAGGGCTTTGAACAATTCTTTTCGCATTGCGTGAGCGGGCATCCAACGGAAAGCGCAAACGCTATAACATTCCACGGCATCGGCTCCGGCTTGCATTAAATCGAAAACTTTTTCACCGTGATCAATGCCACCGCAAGCGATAACGCTCAACTGCGGGAATCGCGATTTGACAAATTGCGTCATGCTGTAAGTGTTCAAATAAAGCGGACGTCCACTCAAGCCGCCTTTATCGCCATCAGCACGGAGAACTTTCAATTCATCGTATTTGGCAAACATCGGCAGTTCTCCCATTTTTTTTGTGGGGAATGTATTGCCGACGATGACGCCGTTTACGCCAGAGCGCACGAGAACTTCGACGGTAGCAAGCAATTGATTTTCCGAAAAGTCTGGGCTGAGTTTTGCGTAAACCGCTTTCCGAATCGATTGCGAATCACGATACTTCATGATTTCCGAAAAGAGATGTTCGATAAATTGCGTGTCCAAATCCAAACGGTTTTCGCCGGTGTTGGGACAGCTCGCATTGATTTCGATGTAATCGCCGACGGGATAAGCAATCGCAAAACTTTCGAGGACATCGGTGATTTTTTCTTTTTCAGAAGAAAGCCCCGGCGTTTCGGCGACCGAGATGCCGACGCTCATTCCGCTTTTATGAATGCTTGCGATTTGTGCGCTCACCCGTTTTGCGATGACTTCGACGCCATCGTTATTGAGTCCCATGCTGTTGTAAATCGCACGGTCTTCTTCTAAGAATCCAACGCGCGGACGATGCGTGTTTCCTTTGCGAAAATGTCTTGTCGCAGTTCCCACCGAAACACCGCCGAATCCGAGATTCGCGTAATCCGAGACGCGAAGCGCCGTTTTATTTGCTCCCGCCGCAAGAATAATGGGAGCGCTGAGAACGATTGGATTACTCTTATCGGGGAAAGTAATCGTCGTCTTGAGTTCGGGCGTAAAATCGGGCTTTCCGCTTAAAAAAGGAAGATACGGCGCAAAGCG
This region includes:
- a CDS encoding DUF763 domain-containing protein; the protein is MPKRTGVADLPLHTGTVPRWLADRMRDLGKLIAESIVENYGKKEFLVRLSDPLWFQSFGAVLGMDWHSSGITTSVMYALKRGLNPIAKELGICVCGGRGKYSRETPAELLRVADATGLDGNYLERASRLCAKVDNTAVQDGFQLYQHNFIVTDEGDWAVVQQGMNASARAARRYHWCSSHLRSFVEEPHTAVIGENRGEILNLTATDADKTRHSILEISKENPSRMMREIAQIVKPNSSILVPAQTDLFLPTPEPILVNSSRNCSMPSHHDVREADVDLKRLGAVLATAYESAPENFENLLLTPGLGPRTLQSLTLVSEVIHGTPSRFRDPARFSFAHGGKDGHPFPVPTKIYDESIRVLDDSIQRAKIGDRDKMECLNRLHQTQLNVEKNCAPLADFEATIAHEKEHSKEWGGLSTQMRM
- the ligA gene encoding NAD-dependent DNA ligase LigA — encoded protein: MSTNSDFSRYQELQKQLKAASDSYYKDGVSPMSDQDFDFGIKELEALETAHPEWKNSDSLTAIVGSDLTNDFKKVEHRIPMLSISNAYSQEEVADFIRQAQSIVPAAKEWICERKIDGISMSLTYHHGILVRAATRGNGTVGDDVTANVKTIADIPHKLRGAPEGDLEVRGEVYMEFKTFEFLNDELEARGLKGFQNPRNTAAGTLKLKDPKECAKRKLRFLAYHIPEDIGNKKHSDNLKSLEYFGFQTNDHWLAYSVEDIMRIASQILAGRDSLAYPIDGMVIKQNDLTLQQELGTTAKSPRWALAYKFKAERAYTPVRSVDFQVGRTGRITPVANFDPIRLAGTTVKRATLHNFDEIERLDLRVGDTVGVEKGGDIIPKIIEVDLTKRPEGTHPITPPECCPVCGMPLTKKEGEVDLRCENLHCPAMTQCLFEHFVSREAMNIENLGPALIADLLETKKISRLSDLYKLTQDDLISLDRIAEKSAKNVIDAIEKSKNLSLENFLFAIGIRFVGRTKARIFAKHFRTLEALENATLEELIEIPDIGERIAQSVYDFFRSPDYKAEVDALVAAGIATEFKGEIKDHFAGVTAVLTGTLPTLDRNTARKLIEDNGGKVSGSVSKKTTWVLAGEEAGSKLTKAEELGIPVHDEDWLLNELGMKNGEEKN
- a CDS encoding M3 family oligoendopeptidase → MIRNFIPADFKSDDPKQVTEYYEKLVREIIPENAKALRDWILKWNELTTVLSEESAHRYVAMTSHTQDESIAKAYMDFVENIDPICEDYNNKLERKMIAHPNVTDLESEFGVYFRDVRTSLELFNKENIPLFTQESTEIQSYQKITSTMSVEYHGETKTLQQMAKLLSEPDRNVREDAWRKIASRRLQDKERLDEAFDKLFKLRIQISKNSGFYNYLDYIFKAKSRFDYSPENCQTFHESIEKIVLPYLADLYREKAKTMKLERLRPWDTNVDALSRPPLKPFQNGEELIEKVGTIFDKLSPQTGAWFRTMQKEHLIDPDSRMGKAPGGYQIGFEESGRPFIFMNAAGTDGDIYTLLHESGHSFQQFSVADIPLTAYHDIPSEFAEVSSMSMELIGSTDLSPFYPNEEDAKRSRASELEEIIWLFPWVASVDSFQHLLYTHPNHTAADRKEMWLSVMDRYDAGIDYSGFEDERAYLWQKQLHIFEVPFYYIEYGIAQLGALQVWENFKKNPAKGLSDLFAAEALGSSRPLPELFARAGIRFDFSPATIEPLMRDLSDELTRLKR
- the trpF gene encoding phosphoribosylanthranilate isomerase, translated to MSRDILAEIIEKRRVDLARLGTCFGFERPERTRPLHPFIAAPGTILEVKRSSPSKGNIAMGLDPSETARTYAEAGTSAISVLTESNYFHGSLADLVKVANAAPNCAILRKDFLLIPEEIDVAYDFGADAVLLIARILSDETLLQMAKRTCKLGMTPFVEVRTDDDLRKLALVQKNVECVAGVNARDLRNFHIDPLIPAAFREKLGPRAVFESGVQVPADAAFARRLGFTGVLIGEAAAKNQKCAKDLVHAFVSASPDGYGKFWKRIAEKREQVCEKFPGKPLVKICGITNSEDAILAAESGADLLGFVFFSKSPRKTTAEEAKKIIAEVKAKFAENAPLCVGVLADRGSEEESAALKLAREGILDAIQFHGCGIPENLRNANSLDFGYYEALRVKSNEDVSALTQNSCHSLPRTLIDAYVPNEIGGTGKRIASELVDYVRKNNALWMAGGISPENVSEIVTRFSPELIDLSSALEEAPGKKSAEKMRKFFAQVRG
- a CDS encoding DUF2442 domain-containing protein; translation: MYEVNGICFAGEKNDSIKVVAAKFIADKILLVKFSTGEMRLFDAAKLTGNAFNPLKNQEVFQAFEVQHGVLTWDHGEIDIAPEYVYEESTPYKPE
- a CDS encoding DUF4160 domain-containing protein, with protein sequence MPELSRFAGMIIYMYFHDNKQHNQPHVHVFLWRA
- a CDS encoding IMP cyclohydrolase; the encoded protein is MSYSAKAEENFQTLSKNPYPGRGIVLGTSPDGKAFVQVYWIMGRSVNSRNRIFVAEESGFVKTKAFDESKLTDPHLIIYYPARHLDNAHIITNGDQTDTIFDGIRLGGTFESALATREYEDDAPNFTPRISGITYKNAAPYVYQLSILKSDENSEEAGCIRETFGYEKALPGLGHFVSTYVTNGTPIPSFAGVPQWMPIFETAEKTRDAYWNALDKDNKVSLLVKWINRETFEAKTLIVNKLG
- a CDS encoding redoxin domain-containing protein, whose protein sequence is MRFFFFTFVLFALHISAFAVPWLGIGFREDTYQNQYAIKVESVLPEADAKEVLPGDFIVEINGKKITELAVLKQEVAGKKTGTKVRLKVFRNGKAKNIQVKLSERPDDVSQMTGSAIGSKFKAFPKNYYKNAEKSQAKPKARLLDFWATWCGPCRQTLPILDRLYQKYQSQGLEIIGVANEDLSVLENFYREHPSPYPLYRDAAQELYRTYRISSIPTLILLDENDYIQKIWPGVPYESSLEAAIQKALKQSTGAK